A genome region from Heteronotia binoei isolate CCM8104 ecotype False Entrance Well chromosome 19, APGP_CSIRO_Hbin_v1, whole genome shotgun sequence includes the following:
- the CALML4 gene encoding calmodulin-like protein 4 isoform X2, with translation MAKFLSQDQINEFKECFSLYDKKHKGKIKASDLITVMRCLGASPTPGEVTNHLQAHKVGNNAELDFSTFLSIMYKQMQQEDPENEILLAMLMTDEQKTGVITVAELKAKLTGLGEKLSGEEVNNLLKEAKVGHNGMVKYEDLVKSITRPVAVDH, from the exons ATG GCAAAATTCCTCTCCCAGGATCAAATCAACG AGTTCAAGGAATGTTTCTCCCTCTACGATAAGAAGCACAAAGGCAAGATCAAGGCAAGCGATCTCATCACCGTTATGCGTTGCTTGGGGGCCAGCCCCACTCCAGGCGAAGTCACCAACCACCTTCAGGCCCATAAAGTGG GCAACAACGCAGAGCTGGATTTCTCCACTTTCCTGTCCATAATGTACAAGCAGATGCAGCAAGAAGACCCCGAGAACGAAATCCTGCTCGCCATGCTGATGACCGACGAGCAGAAGACCGGGGTCATCACAGTGGCTGAACTGAAGGCCAAGCTGACCGGCCTCGGAGAGAAGCTGTCCGGGGAAGAGG TGAACAACCTTCTGAAGGAAGCCAAAGTGGGACACAACGGGATGGTCAAGTATGAAGACCTGGTCAAGTCCATCACCCGTCCTGTCGCTGTGGACCACTGA
- the CALML4 gene encoding calmodulin-like protein 4 isoform X1 gives MGEGSLYLQTASFNLVSCLVCALQAKFLSQDQINEFKECFSLYDKKHKGKIKASDLITVMRCLGASPTPGEVTNHLQAHKVGNNAELDFSTFLSIMYKQMQQEDPENEILLAMLMTDEQKTGVITVAELKAKLTGLGEKLSGEEVNNLLKEAKVGHNGMVKYEDLVKSITRPVAVDH, from the exons ATGGGGGAAGGGAGTCTTTATTTGCAGACAGCTTCATTTAACCTGGTGTCTTGTCTTGTGTGTGCATTGCAGGCAAAATTCCTCTCCCAGGATCAAATCAACG AGTTCAAGGAATGTTTCTCCCTCTACGATAAGAAGCACAAAGGCAAGATCAAGGCAAGCGATCTCATCACCGTTATGCGTTGCTTGGGGGCCAGCCCCACTCCAGGCGAAGTCACCAACCACCTTCAGGCCCATAAAGTGG GCAACAACGCAGAGCTGGATTTCTCCACTTTCCTGTCCATAATGTACAAGCAGATGCAGCAAGAAGACCCCGAGAACGAAATCCTGCTCGCCATGCTGATGACCGACGAGCAGAAGACCGGGGTCATCACAGTGGCTGAACTGAAGGCCAAGCTGACCGGCCTCGGAGAGAAGCTGTCCGGGGAAGAGG TGAACAACCTTCTGAAGGAAGCCAAAGTGGGACACAACGGGATGGTCAAGTATGAAGACCTGGTCAAGTCCATCACCCGTCCTGTCGCTGTGGACCACTGA